In Solanum stenotomum isolate F172 chromosome 6, ASM1918654v1, whole genome shotgun sequence, one DNA window encodes the following:
- the LOC125868397 gene encoding 1-aminocyclopropane-1-carboxylate synthase 4-like, which translates to MGSFVSKLQPIKVGSEITSNVVLSKLATNEQHGENSLYFNGWKAYDKDPFHPVNNPNGVIQLGLAENQLSIDRIEDWIKRNPKASICTDEGIECFKRITNFQDYHGLPEFTTGIAKHMEKTRHGKVNFDSKRIVMAGGATGANETLIFCLANRGDAFLIPTPYYPGFNRDLCWRTGVQLVPISCNSSNNFKITPEALKAAYEKGQQEKIKIKGLILTNPSNPLGTTLDRDTLKKILIFTNEHNIHLVCDEIYAGTVFDAPRFVSIAEIIEDDGICVNKNLIHIVSSLSKDMGFPGFRVGIVYSFNDDVVNNARKMSSFGLVSTQTQNFLASMLCDDEFIEEFLTENTKRLRKRNEKFTSGLEKIGIRYLKSNAGVFCWVDLRSLLKEPTLDAEVLLWKLIINNAKLNISPGSSFNCPEAGWFRICFANIDDRTVEIALKRIQIFVDANNNINENGIVKNASVKGK; encoded by the exons ATGGGTTCGTTTGTGTCAAAATTGCAACCTATTAAAGTAGGTTCGGAGATCACAAGTAATGTAGTTTTGTCTAAGCTAGCTACTAACGAACAACATGGCGAAAATTCGTTATATTTTAATGGGTGGAAAGCATACGACAAGGATCCTTTCCACCCTGTGAATAACCCGAATGGTGTTATTCAATTGGGTCTCGCTGAAAATCAGCTTTCGATTGACAGGATTGAAGATTGGATTAAGAGAAATCCAAAAGCTTCCATTTGCACAGATGAAGGGATTGAATGTTTCAAGAGGATCACAAACTTCCAAGACTATCATGGCTTGCCTGAATTCACCACT ggaATTGCAAAACATATGGAAAAAACAAGACATGGTAAGgttaattttgattcaaaacGTATAGTAATGGCTGGTGGGGCTACTGGAGCTAACGAGACTCTCATCTTTTGTTTGGCTAATCGTGGCGATGCTTTTTTAATCCCCACACCTTATTACCCAGG ATTCAATAGGGACCTATGTTGGAGAACTGGTGTACAACTTGTACCCATTTCATGCAATAGCtctaataatttcaaaattactcCAGAAGCTCTCAAAGCGGCATATGAAAAAGGTCaacaagaaaaaatcaaaattaaaggcTTGATTTTGACCAACCCTTCTAATCCATTAGGCACTACTTTGGATAGGGACACACTGAAAAAAATCTTGATCTTCACTAACGAACATAACATCCATCTTGTTTGTGACGAAATCTATGCTGGTACCGTGTTTGATGCTCCACGATTCGTCAGCATCGCTGAAATCATTGAGGACGATGGAATTTGTGTTAATAAAAATTTGATACATATTGTGTCTAGTCTTTCCAAAGACATGGGTTTTCCAGGATTTCGAGTGGGAATTGTGTATTCCTTCAATGATGATGTCGTTAATAATGCTAGAAAAATGTCGAGCTTCGGTCTTGTTTccactcaaacacaaaatttTCTAGCTTCCATGCTATGTGACGATGAATTTATCGAAGAATTTCTCACTGAAAACACCAAGAGGTTAAGGAAACGGAACGAGAAATTCACTAGCGGACTTGAAAAAATCGGAATCAGATACTTAAAAAGCAATGCTGGGGTTTTTTGTTGGGTGGATTTGAGGAGTCTATTGAAAGAGCCAACACTTGATGCTGAGGTGTTACTATGGAAATTGATCATAAACAACGCGAAGCTCAACATCTCGCCTGGATCTTCATTTAATTGCCCCGAAGCAGGGTGGTTCCGAATCTGTTTTGCGAATATCGATGATCGAACGGTTGAGATCGCCCtcaaaagaattcaaatattTGTGGATGCTAATAACAATATTAATGAAAATGGAATCGTGAAGAACGCATCAGTGAAAGGGAAATGA